A single region of the Marinobacter salinisoli genome encodes:
- the pstA gene encoding phosphate ABC transporter permease PstA: MTDHRSQAELVRQSLKARYRKERRFRAYGILAIAIALAALVTLFADIIGKGYTGFAKTTVTLEVDLDGEVMYLDDPTDKRQLKMADFVEPLILALMEEIPGATEDDRDLISELINPYASVTLRDALKDNPEWLGTTRTMTFLTHTDVDVYVKHAGDEGYSIKLNDQQQAWVDELVERGLVETSFNDVFFSGGDSRDPSKAGILGAVVGSLLTMFVTLVLSFPIGVAAAIYLEEFAPQNKFTDFIEVNINNLAAVPSIIFGLLGLAVFINLFGMPRSVPVVGGLVLTLMTLPTIIISSRAAIKSVPPSIREAAEGIGASKMQVVLHHVLPLAMPGMLTGSIIGMAQALGETAPLLLIGMVAFIVDVPDGFFDSATVLPVQVFLWAGSPELAFIERASAAIMVLLAFLISMNALAIWLRKRLERRW; this comes from the coding sequence ATGACTGATCATCGTTCGCAGGCGGAGCTCGTCCGCCAGTCACTCAAGGCGCGTTACCGTAAGGAGCGCCGCTTCCGGGCCTACGGCATTCTTGCGATCGCTATTGCACTGGCGGCGCTGGTAACCCTGTTTGCCGACATCATTGGCAAGGGCTACACCGGTTTTGCCAAAACCACCGTCACCCTGGAAGTAGACCTGGATGGCGAGGTCATGTACCTCGATGACCCCACCGACAAACGCCAGTTGAAAATGGCGGACTTTGTCGAACCGCTCATCCTTGCCCTGATGGAGGAAATCCCCGGTGCCACCGAGGACGATCGGGACCTGATCAGTGAGTTGATCAACCCCTATGCCTCGGTCACCCTGAGGGATGCCCTGAAGGACAACCCCGAGTGGTTGGGAACCACTCGTACCATGACATTCCTGACCCATACGGATGTGGACGTGTACGTGAAACACGCGGGCGATGAGGGGTACTCCATCAAGCTCAACGATCAGCAGCAAGCCTGGGTGGATGAGCTGGTCGAGCGAGGTTTGGTGGAAACCTCCTTCAACGATGTGTTCTTCAGTGGCGGCGACTCGCGGGATCCGTCCAAGGCAGGGATTCTGGGCGCGGTGGTCGGCTCGTTGCTGACCATGTTCGTGACCCTGGTGCTGTCGTTCCCGATTGGCGTGGCCGCCGCGATCTACCTGGAGGAGTTCGCACCCCAGAACAAGTTCACTGATTTTATCGAGGTGAACATCAACAACCTGGCCGCGGTTCCGTCAATCATCTTCGGTCTGCTGGGCCTGGCGGTCTTTATCAACCTGTTTGGCATGCCGCGCTCTGTGCCGGTGGTGGGGGGGCTGGTGCTGACCCTGATGACCCTGCCGACCATCATCATTTCCAGCCGGGCGGCCATCAAAAGTGTGCCACCGTCCATTCGCGAAGCGGCCGAGGGCATCGGCGCCTCCAAGATGCAGGTGGTTCTGCACCACGTTTTGCCGCTGGCAATGCCCGGTATGCTTACTGGTTCGATTATTGGTATGGCGCAGGCGCTCGGCGAGACGGCACCTCTGCTGCTGATCGGTATGGTGGCCTTTATTGTCGACGTGCCGGACGGTTTTTTCGATTCCGCAACCGTATTGCCGGTCCAGGTGTTCCTGTGGGCAGGCAGCCCGGAACTGGCTTTCATCGAGCGGGCTTCGGCCGCGATCATGGTGTTGCTGGCCTTTTTGATTAGTATGAATGCATTAGCCATCTGGCTGCGCAAACGTCTCGAGCGCCGGTGGTAA
- a CDS encoding undecaprenyl-diphosphate phosphatase: protein MDFFQAFFLGLLQGLTEFLPISSSAHLILTPAFFGWTDQGVGFDLSVHLGTLLAVVLYFREDVFGIARDGLISLGRRKVIGQGALALYLVIGTIPAGLAGLALLDLIDSSLRAVEVIFTTTLVFGILLGIADLLPKRQRTLDSLNWKDALMVGIAQAMALVPGTSRSGVTITAGLFLGMSRETASRFSFLLAIPIIVLASSVKLLEVATSDVVVDWSGFLIGGVTSFLMAITAIHFFLKWLNTVGMWPYVIYRILLAGVIYAVLM from the coding sequence ATGGACTTTTTCCAGGCCTTTTTTCTTGGTCTCTTGCAGGGGCTGACCGAGTTCCTGCCCATTTCCAGCTCTGCCCACCTGATCCTGACCCCGGCGTTTTTTGGCTGGACCGATCAGGGTGTCGGCTTTGACCTGTCGGTGCATCTGGGCACCCTGCTGGCCGTGGTGCTGTATTTCCGTGAGGATGTCTTCGGAATTGCCCGGGACGGGCTTATTTCCCTCGGGCGGCGGAAGGTGATCGGTCAGGGCGCGCTGGCCCTGTACCTGGTGATCGGCACCATTCCCGCCGGTCTGGCCGGCCTGGCACTGCTGGATTTGATCGACAGCAGCCTGCGCGCCGTGGAGGTCATTTTCACCACCACGCTGGTCTTCGGGATTCTGCTTGGTATTGCCGACCTACTGCCCAAGCGCCAGCGCACGCTCGACAGCCTGAACTGGAAAGACGCCCTGATGGTGGGCATCGCTCAGGCCATGGCGCTGGTACCGGGGACCTCCCGGTCCGGCGTTACCATCACCGCCGGCCTGTTTCTGGGCATGAGCCGGGAAACCGCCTCCCGCTTCTCGTTTCTGCTGGCGATCCCGATCATCGTGCTGGCGTCATCCGTGAAACTGCTGGAAGTAGCCACCTCGGATGTGGTGGTGGACTGGAGCGGCTTCCTGATCGGCGGCGTGACCTCATTCCTCATGGCCATCACCGCCATCCACTTTTTCCTGAAGTGGTTGAACACCGTCGGCATGTGGCCCTACGTGATCTACCGGATTCTGCTGGCCGGGGTTATCTACGCGGTGCTGATGTAA
- a CDS encoding acyl-CoA thioesterase — MMAFDDDKPTPRGELTLQIVPLPSDTNPNGDVFAGWLVKQMDIAAANVAGRISQGRNATVAMDRMEFLSPLRVGSQVSCYCDLVEIGRSSMKIHVEVWTLDRYDHQPRKVTEGLFVYVAIDEHGRIREVPEQRF; from the coding sequence ATGATGGCATTTGACGATGACAAACCCACCCCGAGAGGCGAATTAACGCTTCAGATTGTCCCGCTTCCCTCCGACACCAATCCCAACGGCGATGTCTTTGCCGGTTGGCTGGTGAAGCAGATGGACATTGCCGCCGCCAATGTCGCGGGCCGCATTTCACAGGGTCGGAACGCCACCGTCGCCATGGACCGCATGGAGTTCCTGTCGCCGCTGCGGGTTGGCTCCCAGGTGAGTTGTTACTGTGACCTGGTGGAAATCGGGCGCAGCTCGATGAAGATTCACGTCGAGGTCTGGACCCTGGATCGCTACGACCACCAACCGAGAAAAGTCACCGAAGGCCTGTTCGTTTACGTCGCCATCGACGAACATGGCCGGATCCGGGAAGTCCCCGAGCAGCGTTTCTGA
- a CDS encoding MFS transporter → MTEFLRRFPLPVIVLAQLFGTSLWFSVNGVWLSFSRELGLGEPELGWMTLAVQAGFISGTLTLAVTGLADRFGASRIFALASVLGAVINAGFVLVAEHLPAALLLRFVTGLCLAGIYPLGMKMVIAWTPSHAGAALAWLVGMLTLGTALPHLMRGATLGMPWQWPLLGASMLAVVGGLLVLRLGDGPHLPKNAGRLGLKQGLAALAVPRFRAVAGGYIGHMWELYAFWMLVPLLVARELERLGRSEQLVPWLSFAIIAVGFVGCVLGGRLSRHLGSDWVARRALATSGLVCLCYPWLSGMPPVVLLVLLFIWGLAVIADSPQFSALAAATAPPQLVGSSLSVMNAVGFGVTLPAILLVSSLWEAQTTWVVLWLLPGPILGLIAFRGLRPQPSP, encoded by the coding sequence ATGACCGAATTTCTTCGACGTTTCCCCCTGCCGGTGATTGTACTGGCGCAGCTTTTCGGGACATCCCTGTGGTTCAGCGTCAACGGGGTTTGGCTGTCGTTCTCCCGCGAGCTGGGGCTGGGTGAACCCGAGCTGGGCTGGATGACCCTGGCGGTGCAGGCCGGGTTCATCAGTGGCACCCTCACCCTCGCGGTTACCGGGCTGGCGGACCGCTTTGGTGCCAGTCGGATTTTCGCGCTGGCCAGCGTTCTGGGCGCGGTGATTAATGCCGGGTTTGTTCTGGTTGCGGAGCATCTGCCAGCGGCCCTGTTGCTCCGGTTCGTCACCGGGCTGTGCCTGGCCGGAATTTATCCGTTGGGAATGAAAATGGTCATCGCCTGGACCCCCAGTCACGCGGGGGCGGCGCTGGCCTGGCTGGTGGGCATGCTGACCCTGGGCACGGCGTTGCCGCATTTGATGCGTGGCGCCACGCTGGGCATGCCCTGGCAATGGCCGCTGCTGGGGGCGTCCATGCTGGCGGTTGTCGGTGGGTTGCTGGTGTTGCGGCTGGGGGATGGCCCACACCTGCCGAAGAACGCCGGGCGGCTGGGCCTGAAACAGGGTCTGGCGGCATTGGCCGTGCCTCGATTCCGTGCGGTGGCCGGTGGCTACATTGGCCACATGTGGGAATTGTATGCTTTCTGGATGCTGGTGCCGCTCCTGGTGGCGCGAGAGCTGGAACGCCTCGGCCGGTCTGAACAGCTGGTGCCCTGGCTGTCATTTGCCATTATCGCCGTCGGTTTCGTGGGCTGCGTGCTGGGTGGCCGGCTGAGCCGGCACCTGGGCAGTGACTGGGTGGCAAGGCGCGCGCTGGCGACATCCGGCCTGGTGTGCCTGTGCTATCCGTGGTTGTCTGGCATGCCGCCGGTGGTCCTGCTGGTGTTGCTGTTTATCTGGGGGCTGGCGGTGATTGCCGATTCCCCCCAGTTTTCGGCACTGGCGGCCGCTACTGCGCCGCCCCAACTGGTGGGGTCCTCGCTATCGGTGATGAATGCGGTGGGCTTCGGGGTGACCCTGCCGGCGATCTTGCTGGTCAGCTCACTCTGGGAGGCACAGACGACCTGGGTGGTGCTCTGGTTACTGCCGGGGCCGATCCTGGGCCTGATCGCGTTTCGCGGGCTCAGGCCCCAGCCGTCGCCCTAG
- a CDS encoding substrate-binding domain-containing protein, translated as MKKMFATVALTGSVAAMSAPAMARDTISIVGSSTVYPFATVVAERFGTKTDFRTPKLESTGSGGGLKLFCQGIGTQHPDITNASRRMKVSEFELCQKNGVTDITEYRIGSDGIVIASSKEAENMDLTLEQLFLALGAKVPVNGEWVANPNKNWSDVDASLPNKPIRVMGPPPTSGTRDSFNELALAAGCDALPEAKALSEEQHKAICESVREDGAFIEAGENDNLIVQKLIGDTDMYGVFGFSFLEENADRLQAATLDGMVPTAEAIASDQYPVARSLFFYVKKAHVGVIPGIQEFVSEFTSNAAMGRNGYLKKVGLIVPPRDQLMTLMEKAENLPDLNKDELM; from the coding sequence ATGAAAAAGATGTTTGCAACTGTCGCTCTGACCGGCAGCGTAGCAGCCATGTCAGCGCCGGCCATGGCCCGCGATACCATCAGCATTGTCGGCTCTTCCACTGTGTACCCGTTCGCCACCGTCGTTGCCGAGCGTTTCGGCACCAAGACGGATTTCCGCACGCCGAAGCTGGAATCCACCGGTTCGGGCGGCGGCCTCAAACTGTTCTGCCAGGGTATCGGGACTCAGCACCCGGACATCACCAACGCTTCCCGCCGGATGAAGGTGTCCGAGTTCGAACTGTGCCAGAAGAACGGTGTGACCGACATTACCGAATACCGCATCGGCTCTGACGGCATCGTGATTGCCAGTTCCAAGGAAGCCGAGAACATGGACCTGACCCTGGAACAGCTGTTCCTGGCTCTGGGTGCCAAGGTGCCGGTGAATGGCGAGTGGGTGGCTAACCCGAACAAAAACTGGAGCGATGTCGACGCCAGCCTGCCCAACAAGCCAATCCGTGTCATGGGGCCGCCGCCGACGTCCGGTACCCGTGATTCGTTCAACGAACTGGCTCTGGCCGCCGGTTGTGATGCACTGCCTGAAGCCAAGGCTCTGAGTGAAGAGCAGCACAAGGCCATCTGTGAGAGTGTTCGTGAAGACGGTGCTTTTATCGAGGCCGGTGAAAACGATAACCTGATCGTTCAGAAACTGATCGGTGATACCGACATGTACGGCGTGTTCGGTTTCAGTTTCCTGGAGGAGAACGCCGATCGTCTGCAGGCGGCCACCCTGGATGGCATGGTGCCCACCGCAGAAGCGATCGCCTCTGACCAGTACCCGGTTGCCCGTTCACTGTTCTTCTACGTGAAAAAGGCCCACGTCGGCGTGATCCCGGGTATCCAGGAATTCGTCAGTGAATTCACCAGCAACGCCGCAATGGGCAGGAACGGCTACCTGAAAAAGGTTGGTCTGATCGTGCCACCCCGCGACCAGCTGATGACGCTGATGGAAAAGGCAGAAAACCTGCCGGATCTGAACAAAGACGAATTGATGTAA
- the pstC gene encoding phosphate ABC transporter permease subunit PstC, translating into MQPANLLLLTVVLALITYGFAYARSRALAMPLGGIRHLKSLPFYYGARAALWSGIPALIVLALWAAFEGKVIQTLVLGSLPPDSVPQGAGQASLLLSKISNVASGALPVGFVDQSIADAAERLKGLREQSRMLMTALVISVAVLAGFLGWLRVRPKLNARSQVESILKWLFFACAALAILTTVGIIFSVAYETVRFFGQVPFTEFFFGSQWSPQTALRADQVAAEGAFGMIPLFTGTLLISAIAMIVAVPVGLMSAIYLSEYASKRVRGTVKPLLEMLAGIPTVVYGFFAALTVAPFISDLASSLGIDAASQSALAAGGVMGIMIIPFVSSLSDDVINAVPQSLRDGSLALGATQSETMKKVIFPAALPGIMGGVLLAVSRAIGETMIVVMAAGLAANLTANPLEAVTTVTVQIVTLLTGDQEFDSAKTLAAFALGAMLFLATLLLNIIALRIVRKYREQYD; encoded by the coding sequence ATGCAACCGGCTAATTTGCTTTTACTGACTGTCGTGCTGGCCCTGATCACGTATGGCTTTGCTTACGCCCGTTCCCGGGCTCTGGCCATGCCACTGGGCGGCATCCGGCATCTGAAATCCCTGCCGTTTTATTACGGTGCCCGTGCCGCCCTGTGGAGCGGCATTCCCGCATTGATTGTGCTGGCACTGTGGGCTGCTTTTGAAGGCAAGGTCATCCAGACTCTGGTGCTGGGCTCTCTGCCGCCCGATTCTGTGCCCCAGGGCGCTGGCCAGGCCAGTCTGCTGCTCAGCAAAATCTCCAACGTGGCCAGTGGCGCGCTGCCGGTCGGTTTTGTCGATCAGTCGATCGCCGACGCTGCCGAACGCCTGAAGGGGTTGCGTGAACAAAGCCGGATGTTGATGACAGCACTGGTGATTTCCGTCGCTGTGCTGGCCGGGTTTCTCGGTTGGTTGCGGGTCCGTCCCAAACTGAATGCCCGCTCCCAGGTGGAGTCCATCCTGAAGTGGCTGTTCTTCGCCTGTGCCGCTCTGGCCATCCTGACCACGGTGGGCATTATTTTCTCGGTCGCTTACGAGACGGTCCGGTTCTTTGGTCAGGTGCCTTTTACGGAATTTTTCTTCGGCTCCCAGTGGAGTCCGCAAACGGCCCTGAGGGCGGATCAGGTGGCGGCCGAGGGTGCCTTTGGCATGATTCCGCTGTTTACCGGCACGCTGCTGATTTCCGCCATTGCCATGATCGTGGCGGTACCGGTCGGGTTGATGTCGGCGATTTACCTGTCCGAATACGCCAGCAAGCGGGTCCGGGGTACGGTGAAGCCGTTGCTGGAAATGCTGGCCGGTATTCCGACCGTGGTATACGGCTTCTTTGCCGCACTGACCGTGGCACCGTTCATCAGTGACCTCGCGTCTTCCCTGGGGATCGATGCCGCCTCCCAGAGCGCGCTCGCCGCCGGGGGGGTCATGGGCATCATGATCATTCCTTTCGTGTCCTCGCTGTCTGATGACGTCATCAATGCGGTGCCGCAGTCGCTGAGGGATGGCTCACTGGCACTGGGTGCGACCCAGTCCGAAACCATGAAGAAGGTCATCTTCCCCGCGGCCCTGCCGGGCATTATGGGGGGCGTCCTGCTGGCGGTGTCCCGTGCCATCGGTGAAACCATGATCGTGGTGATGGCTGCGGGTCTGGCCGCGAACCTGACCGCCAATCCACTGGAAGCCGTTACCACGGTCACCGTGCAGATCGTGACCCTGCTGACCGGGGACCAGGAGTTCGACAGCGCCAAGACGCTGGCCGCCTTTGCCCTGGGCGCCATGCTCTTCCTGGCGACCCTGCTGCTCAACATCATTGCCCTTAGAATCGTTCGTAAATATCGGGAACAGTATGACTGA